A segment of the Gemmatimonadota bacterium genome:
CCTCCAGCCGCTCGTTCAGCCGCTGGCGCGCCTCGAGCAGCCGCGCCACCTCCACCTCGACCGTGAGGTAGAACGTCGGCACCGGGCCGATCGAGGTCACCAGGCGCTTCGCGATCGTCTTCCGCATCTGCGAGACCGGCAGCTCCTCGACTTCCGGCCTCTCTTCCGGCGGAACCGCGGGCGGCGCCTCCCTGCGCGCCTCGACGGCCGGCCGCACCGCCGCCTCGATGTCCCGCCTGGTGATCCGCCCGCCCGGCCCCGTGCCCCGGACCTGCTCCAGCTCGAGCCCGGCTTCCGCCGCCAGTCGCTTCGCCAGCGGCGAGACCTTCACCCGCCCGTCCGGCTTCGGCACCTTTGCCGGCGCCGCGGCCGCCCGCGCCGCCACTCGCTCGGCTTCAGGCGCCGGGCGCCGGGCTGGCCGCGCCGCCGCCGCCTCTGGAGCAACCGCCGCCTCTTTCCGCTCCGCCTTCCCCAAGGGCGCCCGCTCCGCCGCCTCCGCCGCCAGCTCCTCCTTTTCCTCCTCCTCCTCCTCTTCCCCCTCCGCGGCGGCTGCCGTCACCTCCTCCTCACGCTCCTCCCGCTCCTCCGCCGCCGGCGCCTCCTTCAGCAGCTCCGCAATGTCCTCGTCCGGCGCGGCAATAACGCCGATCACTGCGCCCACGGGTGCCGTTCCCCCCTCCGAGAGCAACTGCTTGCGCAGCACACCAGCGCGCCGCGCCACCAGCTCCATGGTGGCCTTATCCGTCTCGATCTCGGCGAGCCCGTCTCCTTCCTCCACTTCATCCCCCTCGGACTTCAACCACTTCACGAGCTGCCCCTCTTCCATCGTCGGCGAAAGGGCTTCCATGTGCACCGTCGTCGCCATCCCCTCTCCTTTCCGCGCCCGCGCCCGCACCCGACTCCGTATCCCTTTCCCGAACCCGGCATTCTCCTGACATGGTGAGCGGAGACACGGTGCGGTGCCGTCCCGCGCCGTGTCGCGCTCTCCCCGCGTCCCCGCCCCGCCCCCTTCCTAATCCCGGTAAAGCGCCCGGTTACACGCCGCGACCACCCGCTCGATGGATGGCTTGGCCAGCTTCTCCAGCCCCTTGCTGTAAGGCATGGGCACGTCAGCCTGGGTAACCCGCAGCACCGGCGCATCCAGCTCATCGAACGCCTCCTCCTGGATCAGGCCGACGATCTGCGCGCCAATGCCCACGAACGGC
Coding sequences within it:
- a CDS encoding E3 binding domain-containing protein, producing MATTVHMEALSPTMEEGQLVKWLKSEGDEVEEGDGLAEIETDKATMELVARRAGVLRKQLLSEGGTAPVGAVIGVIAAPDEDIAELLKEAPAAEEREEREEEVTAAAAEGEEEEEEEKEELAAEAAERAPLGKAERKEAAVAPEAAAARPARRPAPEAERVAARAAAAPAKVPKPDGRVKVSPLAKRLAAEAGLELEQVRGTGPGGRITRRDIEAAVRPAVEARREAPPAVPPEERPEVEELPVSQMRKTIAKRLVTSIGPVPTFYLTVEVEVARLLEARQRLNERLE